One window from the genome of Pseudoliparis swirei isolate HS2019 ecotype Mariana Trench chromosome 24, NWPU_hadal_v1, whole genome shotgun sequence encodes:
- the LOC130190582 gene encoding macrophage mannose receptor 1-like produces MKTSLVVCVLLGAVFSVKAASVPWTVEAVSIQPNVPANTQTSTVTGLYNDTTPTTRPVTTPTTTPITTPVITSPYPGTAMTSTTPTTTTPTPPPTQSQIMCPDGWEWFKGRCYYFVNTAMTWPQAQSNCALRESMLVSVHSVQEYGFLQQLTRNNQYSEAWLGGFYLENQWLWLDGSWFYNNTWSSESPDSSNPCLLLSPYMEWNNSPCSAGGYASICVIYSNVPQDMLCPEGWAGFQGRCYYQNNDALPWPEADAHCAGLEASLVSVHSPEEYFFLFQKSVPNGFNPTWLGGFYLDNQWMWLDGSWFYPGFYTQMSTDNTSPCLSTFTTDAWSNFDCDVSFPSFCVKNAVV; encoded by the exons ATGAAGACGTCTCTCGTCGTCTGTGTCCTCCTTGGCGCTGTCTTCTCTGTCAAGGCTGCATCCG TTCCTTGGACTGTAGAGGCGGTCTCaatccaacccaatgttcctgcTAACACCCAAACCTCTACCGTGACGGGGCTTTACAATGACACCACTCCGACAACGCGCCCTGttacaacaccaacaacaacaccaataaCTACCCCTGTTATAACCTCACCTTACCCAGGCACAGCAATGACTTCTAcaactccaacaacaacaacacccacCCCTCCGCCCACACAAAGCCAGATCATGTGTCCTGATGGATGGGAATGGTTCAAGGGTCGTTGCTACTACTTTGTGAATACCGCCATGACCTGGCCTCAGGCTCAG TCAAACTGTGCCTTGCGTGAGTCCATGCTGGTTTCCGTCCACAGCGTTCAGGAGTACGGTTTCCTCCAACAACTCACCAGAAATAATCAATATTCAGAAGCTTGGCTGGGTGGTTTCTATCTAGAG AACCAGTGGTTATGGCTTGATGGTTCCTGGTTCTACAACAATACCTGGAGCAGCGAATCCCCGGACAGCAGCAACCCCTGCCTGTTGCTCTCTCCTTATa TGGAATGGAACAATTCCCCATGCAGCGCTGGTGGCTATGCCTCCATCTGTGTGATATACTCCAACGTCC CACAAGACATGTTGTGTCCTGAAGGCTGGGCAGGGTTCCAGGGCCGCTGTTACTACCAAAACAATGACGCTCTGCCGTGGCCGGAAGCTGAT GCTCACTGTGCTGGTCTGGAGGCCAGCCTGGTCTCTGTCCACAGCCCTGAGGAgtatttcttcctcttccagAAGAGTGTGCCTAATGGATTCAACCCGACCTGGCTGGGTGGATTCTACCTTGAT AACCAGTGGATGTGGCTGGATGGTTCTTGGTTTTATCCGGGGTTCTACACTCAGATGTCCACAGACAATACCTCCCCATGCCTTTCAACATTCACCACCG atgCCTGGAGCAATTTCGACTGTGATGTAAGCTTCCCCTCATTTTGTGTGAAGAATGCGGTTGTCTGA
- the LOC130190397 gene encoding mitochondrial proton/calcium exchanger protein-like — MQHVDLRDLTFAFGSSPFPERRLFSAFRENLVSIGELIGVMRQIQNIPEHKLQSIAEALDDNKDGKIDIDDVIKVVELIDNEDIDISTTQVADIMVMLQKEEKLIEKEKAKEKAEKEQAATRI; from the exons ATGCAGCATGTCGACCTTCGAGACTTGACCTTTGCGTTTGGCTCCTCGCCGTTTCCTGAACGCCGTCTGTTCTCCGCCTTCAGGGAAAACCTCGTCAGCATCGGCGAGCTGATCGGCGTCATGCGGCAGATCCAGAACATTCCAGAGCACAAGCTGCAGAGCATCGCCGAGGCCCTCGACGACAACAAGGACGGCAAGATCGACATCGACGACGTCATCAAA GTGGTGGAACTGATCGACAACGAGGACATCGACATCTCCACCACTCAGGTGGCCGACATCATGGTGATGctgcagaaggaggagaagctgaTCGAGAAGGAAAAGGCCAAAGAGAAGGCCGAGAAGGAACAGGCAGCCACACGCATCTAA